From a region of the Qipengyuania spongiae genome:
- the mazG gene encoding nucleoside triphosphate pyrophosphohydrolase → MSKPLDRLRSIMARLRDPDTGCEWDVAQDFASIAPYTIEEAYEVVDAIERNDMRDLRDELGDLLLQVVFHARMAEEAGYFDFDAVVEAIANKMETRHPHIFGEQSGMMNGARWERLKADERRAKGEIGAMDGVAKALPALMRSDKLQKRAARVGFQWDGLEGPTRKLAEELEELAAAATPEERLLEAGDVLFVAAHIVRRYGVDPEQALRASNDKFERRFRRMEELAREDGLSFEDLALDTQEHYWQRVKREED, encoded by the coding sequence ATGTCGAAACCTCTGGACCGTCTCCGGTCGATTATGGCTCGCCTCCGTGATCCCGATACGGGATGCGAATGGGATGTCGCCCAAGACTTCGCTTCGATCGCGCCTTACACGATCGAAGAAGCCTACGAGGTTGTTGACGCGATCGAGCGCAACGATATGCGCGATCTGCGCGACGAGCTTGGCGACCTGCTGTTACAGGTGGTGTTCCATGCCCGCATGGCGGAAGAAGCCGGCTATTTCGACTTCGACGCCGTGGTTGAGGCCATCGCGAACAAGATGGAGACTCGGCATCCGCATATTTTCGGCGAGCAGTCCGGGATGATGAATGGCGCGCGATGGGAACGACTGAAAGCCGATGAGCGCCGAGCCAAGGGCGAAATTGGAGCAATGGACGGGGTTGCAAAAGCCCTTCCAGCTTTAATGCGGTCCGATAAATTGCAGAAGCGTGCGGCGCGCGTGGGTTTCCAGTGGGATGGACTCGAAGGACCCACCCGGAAGCTTGCGGAGGAATTGGAAGAATTGGCGGCGGCCGCCACACCCGAGGAGCGATTGCTCGAGGCCGGAGACGTCCTGTTCGTCGCGGCCCACATCGTTCGGCGCTACGGCGTCGATCCCGAGCAGGCATTGCGCGCCTCGAACGACAAGTTCGAACGGCGGTTTCGCCGGATGGAAGAACTCGCGCGAGAGGACGGGTTGTCGTTCGAAGACCTCGCGCTCGATACCCAAGAGCACTATTGGCAGCGGGTCAAGCGCGAGGAGGATTGA